In Lentilactobacillus sp. SPB1-3, the sequence GTTAACAAACACCATCATGGGTTGCTGACACATCGGACACGGGCCACAGTCGCGCATGAGTCCTTTAGCTTTATAATTAACAAATAAATCGTTAATCGCCTCAGCAATTGTTTGAGTCATTTTTTCATCTCCTACCTAGAACGGAAGATCATAAGTATCAAAGCTCGGTGTATGAGCATCTAGCGTCACTCGACCACCTTTAGCATTTGAACTACGTTGCTCATGTTTTTTGTTAGCTTCTTGAGCTTGCTTAAGAGTTTTAATGCCTTGTTCTTCCCACTGGGTAAGTACTCGCTCAATGAATTTAAAGGCGTTTCGAGGTGGCACATTGCCTTTACCTGCAAGCTGTAAAGCGTAATAAACAACGTCAGCATTACTAGCATCAATCCAGTTAGGAATCTCTTGCTGAGCAATCGAATTAGGGAATCCCCAAAGCTCTTGCCACAAATCAACAATGTTTTCCTGAGTGTGCGTGCTAGCTAGCTTGCTAGCTTTACTTTCCTTTACTTCTCTTTTCTTTTCTTTACTTTCCTTAGCATCGTTTTGCAATGCATTTGCATTGCTTTTGCTATGCAAATGCATTGCATTTGCATCAGAATCCTTTTCCCATCTAGTCTTTGCAGCTTTTCGACGCTTATCGGATAATGTTTTACTTCGTTCGTCTTTCAACGCCATTCGTTTCTTGAATCCTTCGGAGTAGAAGTACTTACCGTCATCGGTAAAGACAAATAACCCAAAATCTTCAATCACGGACTTAATAACAGAAGCATCTACACGAAGGTCAAAGGCTATCATGTTGTAATCTTTGACACTCATGTAATCTTCTTCGTCCCTAAGGCGTTCTAAGATCATAAAGTAAACTCCATAACCTTCTGCACCGTATTTCATGCGTACTCGTAATAACTCTTCTGAGTTACGAGCATTACTATCGTGGGAGAAATAACCGTTCATCTCGTCACTCCCTTAGAATGGTAAGTCGTTATCATCAACCTCGATTGAGCTGCCATTGTTGGCAAATGGGTCAGCTTTACCAGTCGATACATTACCTTGATAATTATTTGAACCTGCACCAGATTGCGTTTGAGAGGCGTTATTATCTGGTAAATCAAAGTCATTGACGAATACATTGAACTGAGTGCTACCGTTGTACTCGCTGAACTCAAGTGAACCAGATACGACTACGTGACTACCCTTGTGGTAATAGGTTTGAATCGTTGAAGCGCGATTGCCCCATACAGAACAACGGAACCAATCAGCCCCGTATTGACCATTTTCATCTGGTCTAGTTTGTCGAACGGCAACACTAAAGTTAGCGACGGTTGAACCGTTTTGTGTTGTGCGAACCTCTGGATCACTTCCAAGGTTTCCTGAAATTGTAATTTGTCTCATAATTAAGCCTCCTGTTTAACTTTGTCTTGTTGCTTGATTAGCTGTGAGCTAACGATTTCAATTAACTTATTAGCTACGTGGTTATTTAATACATCAACGCTATCAGCACCGACTAGACTTAAATATCCTTGTTTAACTTCGATAATTGGTTTACTCGTAATTTGTGCCATTGAATCAAAGAGTTCATCTAAACTAGCTTTTTGATTAGCATTGATTGGTGCAGGTGTGCTTTGTGTTCTTGGTTTTGATTGTTTAACGAACGTGGTATCTGAGTTATCAGCATCGGGGTCTTCTTCTTTATCAGTGATGTTGAACAGTTGCTTGTAGAAATACTTCTGAGCACTGGTGCAGGCCTTAGCCATTGCTTTCTCACCAGTATCTTGACCACTTCCAGGCATAGTTCCTTTTAACTGGTCAACGCCGTCAGTAATAGTGAATGTTCCCATGACATCAACGTAGTGATTAAGATTGTTCTTACCTGGCTTGTCGTATTGATTAATGACTTCATAGTCAGGAATGATTCTGATACCTACTGTTTCAATTGCTGCTTCCACAGCTGACTTGATAGCTGTTTCTGATTGAAAACGATACTTCTGAAAACTGTTGTTACCATCTTTTTTAACTGCGCCAATGTTCTTAGCAGCTTCGTTTAATTTCTCAACGATGTTTTTTGATTCATCCATGATCATTACCTCCTAATGAGCTAAGACTTTTACATTTACTTTTTCTGGTTTAAGTTCTCCAAAGACTCCAGGAATAATCTCGCCATTCTCATCAACGACTTTGCCATTGTCAGCAATCTGGAACGAACCGTCGGCCAGTAGTTCCCTGATTGGCTTGTTGTTGACCTTCTCTTGCTCTTCAATGAGTTGTGGGTGGTTCGCTTTCAACCAAGCAATTTGACGTTCCTGTTCTTCCTTACGGACAGCACTTGATACCTTATAAGCACTTTGCTTACTTGGATTAGGAATACTTCTTTTGAAGTGATAATTATCAGTATCGGCTTCAGTGGCGTGCCCCATCTCAACGACTAACTCACGATTTAACGTGTTTAAGTGTTCCTTGCGATTATCTAATGCTCGTTGTAAGTCACCAATCTCTAATTCAGCTTTGGTAATTTCACCTGCAATTTCTTCTAAACGTTCCATGATTCAACCTCCCAATATTCTGGTGCGACCGTCTCAATGCGGTCATCGTTGTAATAAGTTACTAATCGTGCTTTTGGAAACTCTTTGATCAAGTCCTGTACAGCTTCTTTGTAAGTGTGATGATCATATCCACCTAAGCGGTCATTCAGATAATCATCAATATCAACTATGCCAGCCGGTACATAATCGGGTTCTGTGAACCATAATTCGTTGGGTGCGGGTATCTCAAAGTAATCTGAGTCATATTCCAATGGATCATTGTTAACATCAGTCAGGTATTGATCGGTATACATGTTTCTTACCTCCTAACTTGTGTTGCAACCTGCTTAGATTCGGGATAGAATAAAAGCAGTTAGAGTTTTTTATTAAATTCGCAATCACTGAGTTGGACAGTTGCAGCTGTTCAGCTCTTTTTTTGTGCTCATTTGGTTCCAAAGAAGTCATCAGTTAATTCCTCCCAGATATCTTTAAATTTTGGAAAATCAAACAATTCCTTACGATGTTCAACTACTAGTGCAAGTCCACCAAAAATCATGAAGCAGACAAAGAATATAAATCCTCTATAAAGTAATTCGCTTAAAATTTCTAACATGGTTGTTCCTCTCTTCCCTATGGTTAATAAGTTCTCGATTTCTGAGTGTTAATAATCCGCCTAACATCTTGTCATCACCGTCTTGCTTTGCTCGTTCGATACGACGATTGATAACTGTCATACGTTGATTGAAATCTGTGATCATATAAGTGCACCTCTTTTTTGTGCTCGAATGATTGAACTAGGTAAGCGTCTAGAAGCATCTAATCCGTGGTGATTGATATAAGCATTCCATGCATCAGCCACTTTATCGGCTTGCCACAATCTTTTAGAACCTAAATCAACTTCAATACTGATAAATTCAGGCGTGTCGATTGCTTGCTGTCTTAGCCAGCTCTCACTCATGCCAGTCATTTTGACTAATCCTTTAACGGAAACGGTAACTGGTTCTAAATTTGATAACCGTTTATCAACGACTTCTTTTATATAATCAGTAACCAATGCATCAGTTATCCGACTCAATTCATTTGATAATTCGCTCATTTTTTAACCTCCTATTTCTTCATTAACTTTGTTAAAGATATCCATTGCATCCCTGCCGGTGTAATCACATTCAATGAAAAAGTTAGTCAGCTCAGATGACATTTCCTCAGCATATTCATTCAGGTAGTTATCAATGATTCGTTCATCCTTAGATGTTCGATATTGGTCTGACTTGATCATGCTTTGATATGCAATTTGCTGTTTCTCAATTCGCTCATGCTCTTGCTGTTGTTGGTCAACTATGCTGGCGAACAAATCCGGCTTCAATCGTTTATCATCCTTGAAAGATAACGTCCCGTAATCAGCTCTTGAAGCTGAATAAGTGAAGAATGTATCTCTTAAGAACTTCGCTATTGGCTTCATCACATCGTGATTCATTCTTCGCTGGCCTTTCGACCATCGTGAAATCGCCGCACGGTCAGCTGGTATGCTATTCGCAACATCACCTCTTTTGATACCCTTAGGTAATCTACCTAAAGCCAAATCTAATTGTTTGGCTTCTTTTCTTTCCTGCATTGCAATCACTCTTTCGTCAAAATATTCAATTTTATTTGCCACGCTACAATCACATAATTAAGTTATGCAAAGGTTAGTTCAGTTAATTCCTGTTCGATTTGTTGATTGATAATTTGAACAGCCTTGTTTAATCCTTCATCACTGAGCAAAACCAAATCATCTTTCGTATTACTCGTGTGACGGACTAAATAGTTAATCATTTCTGAACGAGTCATGTGATTACCCCCTTTCGTTCTTTGAAAACTAAACATCAAAATCGCTCTTAAATTGTTCAAAAGCTCGTTGTGCTTCAGGAAGTAAATCATCAGTTAATGAATTCATTGATTTAATTCCAATCTTTAAACGAATGGCACCGTACAGTCCGTTTTGAATTGCTGTCTTTGAAACCGCTGACGTTTCCTTAAGTCCAGTCCAGTTAGTAACATCCTGTCTAAACTGTTTAATAGCACCACTGTCACGTGATTTTCGTACATTTTGACAAATACTTTCAATTTCCAGCCGTATTGATTCATCCTTCAGTGATTCAATAATCATTTGATTAAAATCTTTTTGATCCATTACTTAGTCACCTCCTTATCTCTTAAAAGATCTTCAACAGTAGTTCCTAAGGCATTTGCAACTTGCTGTAATATCTGTGCATTAGGATGTTTCGTTCGAATCTCCAGAGTACTGATTGTGGATTGAGCTAAATCAGATCTTTGAGCTAACGTTCCTTGAGACCAGCCTTTACTCTCACGTAAGCTTTTAATATTCTTACCAAAATTCATAATTTCATCTCCTTTATATACGCATCTGCGTAACTATGATTTTAGTATAACGCACACGCGTAGATTGTCAATGCATGTGCGTAACTTTTTTGAATTTGTTTACCTTACGATTAACGCAGTAACGTTTGGAGGTGCTTCCATGACAGAAGCAGAATTAATAATTGATCGCCTTTACTATTTAATGAGAGAGCGAAATTTAACCGTTAATCGTCTAGCAACGCTCGCTAATATCACACCATCTAGCTTGAGTTCATTAATTTATCGAAAAAGTGTCCCGCGAGTCGACATGCTTCATGCACTTTGTTCTGCCCTTGGCATCACCGTACACGACTTCTTCGACTTTCCGCCATACAACGAGGTGGAGGAATGATTAAGCTAATTGTTCAAGTCGAATACCTAAAACTCTTGCAATCTTCACGTAGACGCTAAACATTGTGTCTTTACCGCTCTCAATCCGCTGATATTGCCTCAAGGAGATTCCAGCTCGCTTGGCAACTTCTGATTGGGTAAGCTTTAACTCGATACGACGAGTCCTTAAATTCAAATTATCACCTTCCTTAGAGACATATATGTCATATCAATGATTTCACTATACAAGACATATATGTCATAGTCAATACTTTTAGGAGCATTCTATGAAAAATATTTCTGAACAAATATCCGCAACCTTGCCACATGAATTATTAGACGCTCGTAAACGTGCTGGGTTATCGCAAAAGGCAGTTGCCAAATCAATCGGTAAAACTTTACGCCAATACCAACGGTATGAACGTGGCGAAATCATTCCACCAATAGATGTTGCATATATGTTGGCCGATGCCTTACAGACACCGCTGAGCACTCTCACGGGCATTGAAGACTTTCCGCCATACAACGAGGTGGAAAAGTAATGGCTGCTTGGATTGTTCCTACAGTTACCATTATTTCTACCTATGTGATTGGACGTCTCCAAGCTTCTCAAAGGCAAAGTGTAGCTGCTGCTAAAGAGAGATATGAGAAGCTGTACCTGCCATTTATGATGGTTCTTATTAACGGAAGATATTTTTGGAAAGATGAATACACGCGACTTTATTTGAAAAATAAAGAAAAGCTGTTACCTATCTTGGATAAAAACGTTTCTATGATGGGTATTAACATGATGAATTCCTACTTGGATTTTCAAAGATATAATTTTAATTTTGAATATTCCCAAAAGTACGGAAAAAATAGTAGCGAATATGTTGAAGCGGAATTTGTATATAATGCAAGTTTTGAAAAACTTGTTGATGTCCTTCTCAAAGAAGCGGAAGAATTATCAAAAAAATTAAAATATCCAAACCTGCCAGGAGAACTTTTGCATAAGTTTTCGGCACGTAAGCATGTATTAGAATCAATATGAAAGCAAAATACCAACCATATAAACCGGGATCTGCAAAAGAACTTAGCTGATTTATAATATCCTTCACTGGCTATCTCCTTTCGTTCTTTGAAACCTTAATATTCGTTCCTCCTTATGAGATAATTAATCTCGAAGGAGGTGATAACTATGACGAATACTTTTGTGATTACATTTGCTGATTTATCTGATCCAAATGACACATTAGCTGTGAAGATTAGATCAAAACTGGAACGGTTAGCCAATGGCAGTAATTGGACGCAAGTTTTCCCATTTCAAGTTGTACTTCAATCAAGTTTTTCAATTGAAGATATCATGAAGGCCCTAGAACCAGAAATTTTTAAAACTCGCATATCAATCTTTAAAGCCACTGATTGGGCTTCTAATGAAGCTCGCTCTCAGGAACTGCTTCAAAATCTTTTCTAGTATTGCTGCATCTTTGTACGTATTCTTCGTAATGATCTAAATATTCTTTCTTACTAACGGCTGGACCGTTAAAAGTAAGGCCCGGAAAAATGTATTGTTTAGTGCCGTCAGCATTGAATGATACATTTTTAATTTCTTCATTCATTTCCTCACCTCCTTTCAAGCTGGGTTGTTTCTCTTGCTACCTTTTGTATCAAAATCGAGCAAAAAAATATCAGGAAACAAATATTCAAGTGGCTTTTTAAAGAAATTAGCCATTTTGACAGCTAATTCATTGCTTAATCCTGAACCATTCTCAATTTTTCTTAAAGTAACAGTCGCAATATCTAACTTAGTAGACAACTGATCTTGTGTTAAGTGCATTTCTTTTCTTTCATTGACCAAATTACTTCTTTTTGCCAATATTATTTCACCTCGCGTTCCGATACCTTTTGTATCAATAACTATACTATACACGATACTTTTTGTATCGTCAATACCTTTTTGATACATTTTTTATCATTCGTTGTTTGCGATACTTTTTATATCTATAATGATACATATAATATCTTTTAATTATTTGAAGGAAGGTGTTCAGATTGTCTGAAAAAACAGATTTTGGATATCGATTGAAGAGTTTGAGGAACAGAACTGGTAAAACTCAAGAAAGTGTTGCTGCTGATTTGAAGATTACTAGGGCTTCTTATTCTCATTTAGAAAATGGAAGAAATGAGCCGGATAATGAAATGCTCAAGAAATTAGCAACGTATTATGAAGTCACTACTGATTATCTTTTAGGCCACAAAACAGACTTAGGAGATATTCCAGTCGCCGCTCATTTAACAACTGACTGGGACGAGTTAACTGAAGAGCAACAAAAAGATATCCAGGAATATATTGAGTTTAAAAAAGCTCAGTACAAAAAAGAGCATGAAAAGGGTTGATAATTTTGGACAGTATTGAAACAGTAATGTCTCAATACCCTGAGTTATCATTTGAATTTGAGCCTATGCCTTATGGCATGGGAGGCCTTGACCAAGGAGACAAAGTTACTATTAATTCTAATTTGTCTAAAGAAGAACAAGTTCAATGGATTTATGAAGAAATTGGTCATTCTAAGACCTCCACCGGAGATATTAGCGACTATAAATTATCATCAAATATGGTCCAAGAATATCGGGCTCGAACTTGGGGTATGACACACCACGTTCCTCTGGGCAGACTAAAAGAGCTGGCTACAGAACGCGTTGATGACGACTACGAGATAGCTGATGAACTTGGTGTCAGAGTCGATTACCTGCATGACGTTGGTACTATGTATGGATTTAAATTTAAAAGTATTTAAGTATATGTCCAAAAACTGACGACACTAAAAGCTGTACATATCTGGGGAGATAAAAATGAAAAAACGAACGATAAGTATCGCTACTGCATTGTTGATTGGTACAAATATTCTTAGTGGGTGTTCTACAAAGCAATCCAAGACGAACAAACCAACAGCTCAAATCAATACTACACAAAATAGATATGAGCCAACGGGATTCAATACTAAAATCAAAGGAACTGCAACTAAAGGTTCTGTCCTTAAATACTCAGTTAATGATGGTGCTACTAAAAAAATTACGCAAAAAAATAAGCAGCACTTCTCGTTGAGCATCCCAAATGATTCAGTTACTCAAAATGTCCGCTTTTCTGTCAGCAAATCTGGTTACAAAAGCAACACCAAGGAAGTCGTTATCGCTAAGTCACCAAGAATTGCCAGTTATAATACGTTCCAACAACGTTATAATAGTGTGATCAAAAAAGTTGGTGGTAACCAGAAAATACCAACGACTTACAATGCGGGCAATAAGGTGTTATTAAACGGCAAAGTACGGATGGTTGCGAATATCAATTCAGCTGGTGACTTGATCGGACTATCATTATCGCGAAACGGTGATTCTAAAGCTAGTTTTAACCAAACTAGTAGTGCTGCTGTAGCGTCAACGTATGCTTTAAATATTAGTTCTAAAAACACTGAGAATGCCATTATCAATACATTAAAAAATAAAGACAAAGTGGAGCCGGCAACCTTCTCACAAAAAGGTGTAAAGGTACAGGCAATCTATCTTGATCCAGTATTGTCAATTTCCTTTGTTTCGACTTCAGATAAATTGCTATAACATGTAGACATTATATTCTAGGGGGGAAGTAATCATGAAGATATCCACATTACTAGTAGCCGGGTCTTCTGTCTTTTTACTATCCGGAGCTAAACATAGATCCTGAAGAAATTACGGAAGGTTTTGCAAAATTGTCTGATAGAACAATTAGAGTTGGTGATACAGTAGAACAAGATTTAGGCTAAACAAGTTTTGAATGGATAGACTTGTCCAAAAGATCAATCATTTTATTTCGATCTAAAACAATAGTTAACGCTTCACTATAAGCATCTTCTGCATTCTTATGATTAGGAATTAGTAAAACTGTTGCTAAATTTAATGATTCCCAATAATCAAGGGAGTTTAAGAATTTTATCTGATTTTTCTTGTTATTTTTAGTTTTAAACATAATACTGACCTTTCTTTTTTTATTATATTACTACTATATTAAGGAACATGTCCAAACACTGATGACGCTAAAAGCTGTACACATCTGGGGAGAGATAATCATGAAACTTAAAAATTATGTATTAACGGGTGTAGCCGCTATGTTATTAGGAATCACAGCAATAGCAAATACTCCCATAAACACACAGGCTAGCAGTGCTGTACCCGCTAGAATACAACACAGATGGAAAGCAAATAAATGGGGAATCAATTACCACCTCAATTGCTATAAGTACCATGCAAATTTTTATGATGGCCGTTGGCATAAACTTTATTACACTAGGATTAATACCAATACATTTGCTGCTAATCCTAAAGGAAACGCATATAACGGGATCACAATCAAATACAAAGGACATCACAATATGACCGTTCTTTATGATGTAGCCCACTTGCACTTTTACAGATAATTTTCTAGATTCGTCCAAATACTGATGACGTTAAAAGCTGTACATAACTCTGGGGAGATAATCATGAAAAAAATTAACTCAATAATCGTTGGAGCTCTTGCCATTTTCGGCGGTATCACAATCGCTAATAGCAATCATGCAGAAGCGAAAACATATACTACAGTACCTACTTCATTAAGAGGACATTGGTATTCAGTAGACAGCAGTTACTACGCTTACGACAGAATGACCAATAGCAAATATCATTTTAGAACTTATTATCCAGGTAACGGCTGGGAAACAATCTATGGCAACAAATTTCCAAGTTATGGTCGTGGACATTCTCAACTTTCAGTCAATCGAAATAGTAAAGGATATTATTTGATTGGTAAGTATGCTACAGATGATTATGCTTACTATAAACACGTTACTCACAAAGGGCATTCAGCTGTTCGTGTATTAGTACCACGGCTAGACTATGGTGGCGGATATATTGTTTCGTATTATTACAGATCAAAAAGCATTGCTAAACATCCTTCTGAAAAAGCAGTCAAAAAGTCAATTTCGAAAACAAAACCATACTATGGATATAGAGTAGCTACTAATTCCTTAGTCAGTGATAATACTTTTTATGATACAGAAGAACATGACATTCTTTCAGACTATTTACCTACCCAATATTCAAAGGTGATTTTTCAATATAAATCCACAGTAGTTCCTACTAAACACACATGGGTATGGTTTCATGGATCAAAACAGCATTTATTAACAGATTATAAGTATAAAAATGGTAGTTGGGTAAAAGTACAGGAATATAACGCAAATACTGACAAACATAAATACTATTAAAATTAGCTCACTATGGTATTCGCAGCGGTTCGATTCCGCTGGTGAGTATTCCCCGATTGGGGTTTTATTTTTAAGGCAAAAAGAACATACGTTCAAAGGAGATGGATAACATGAAGAGAGAAATATTTATTGCCGATGTATACAAGGATACAGAATACATGACTTTGAAAGAGTTTTATACATCATTACGGCATGACTTAGGTCTAGATAACGACTTTTTTATGTATGACTACCCTGTTCCAGAAAACAAGGAAGAATATGATAAAGCGATTGAAGTTGCCAAACTCTTCACTTCGAAAGCGGAAGAACGCAAAAAGCATCCAGTTGATAGAGAAACAGAGATTAACAATCTTCTGAATGCTTTGCACGAGAACAACAATAAATGATTGGAGGTTATTTAAATGGCAAGCTTTAACAAACAGCCAAATGGTAAATGGCGAACAAGAATTTTGTACACCAATAATCAAGGCGAAAAAAAATGGTTAACAAAATCTGGGTTTGCGACAAAAAAATCCGCCCAAGAATATGCTAACCAAATGGAGTATGAATATAACCGTGGTGGTGATTTAGACAATAAGAATATAAGCTTCGTAGATTACGTTGTCAAATGGTATCAGACTTTTAGAGAACCAAAAATAATGGAAGCAACTAAATCAAAGTATATGTATACCATCAAAGTCACACAAAGCTATTTTGGCACAACCCCTATTTCCGACATTAGTACGTCAATGTATCAAGATTTTTTGAATTTTTTTGGAAAAGGTGACAGCACACGTGCTAATCCTCCTCACGCCAAAGCAACGGTAGAGAAAATAAATGGTCATCTTGTAGCAGCCGTTCAGAATGCAATCAATGATGGAATCATCACGAAAGACTTTACTTTGAACACACACATCGTCTATGACAAGTCCCACACTCGTGAACATAAGTATCTATCATATACAGACACACAGAAATTGGTTACTTATATCAAAACAAAATTGCGAAGCACAAATACTGATAATGTAATCTATTATATGATCCTAACTGCGTTAATGACTGGTATGCGTATTTCTGAAATTGAAGGATTAGCATGGGATAATGTTGATTTAAAAAATGATGATCTCCGAGTTGTACAAACTTGGAACGTTAAATACCGTGGC encodes:
- a CDS encoding Lin1244/Lin1753 domain-containing protein, which translates into the protein MNGYFSHDSNARNSEELLRVRMKYGAEGYGVYFMILERLRDEEDYMSVKDYNMIAFDLRVDASVIKSVIEDFGLFVFTDDGKYFYSEGFKKRMALKDERSKTLSDKRRKAAKTRWEKDSDANAMHLHSKSNANALQNDAKESKEKKREVKESKASKLASTHTQENIVDLWQELWGFPNSIAQQEIPNWIDASNADVVYYALQLAGKGNVPPRNAFKFIERVLTQWEEQGIKTLKQAQEANKKHEQRSSNAKGGRVTLDAHTPSFDTYDLPF
- a CDS encoding single-stranded DNA-binding protein; the protein is MRQITISGNLGSDPEVRTTQNGSTVANFSVAVRQTRPDENGQYGADWFRCSVWGNRASTIQTYYHKGSHVVVSGSLEFSEYNGSTQFNVFVNDFDLPDNNASQTQSGAGSNNYQGNVSTGKADPFANNGSSIEVDDNDLPF
- a CDS encoding ERF family protein is translated as MDESKNIVEKLNEAAKNIGAVKKDGNNSFQKYRFQSETAIKSAVEAAIETVGIRIIPDYEVINQYDKPGKNNLNHYVDVMGTFTITDGVDQLKGTMPGSGQDTGEKAMAKACTSAQKYFYKQLFNITDKEEDPDADNSDTTFVKQSKPRTQSTPAPINANQKASLDELFDSMAQITSKPIIEVKQGYLSLVGADSVDVLNNHVANKLIEIVSSQLIKQQDKVKQEA
- a CDS encoding helix-turn-helix domain-containing protein produces the protein MNFGKNIKSLRESKGWSQGTLAQRSDLAQSTISTLEIRTKHPNAQILQQVANALGTTVEDLLRDKEVTK
- a CDS encoding helix-turn-helix domain-containing protein, whose protein sequence is MTEAELIIDRLYYLMRERNLTVNRLATLANITPSSLSSLIYRKSVPRVDMLHALCSALGITVHDFFDFPPYNEVEE
- a CDS encoding helix-turn-helix domain-containing protein, with amino-acid sequence MNLRTRRIELKLTQSEVAKRAGISLRQYQRIESGKDTMFSVYVKIARVLGIRLEQLA
- a CDS encoding helix-turn-helix domain-containing protein, whose translation is MKNISEQISATLPHELLDARKRAGLSQKAVAKSIGKTLRQYQRYERGEIIPPIDVAYMLADALQTPLSTLTGIEDFPPYNEVEK
- a CDS encoding helix-turn-helix transcriptional regulator; the protein is MAKRSNLVNERKEMHLTQDQLSTKLDIATVTLRKIENGSGLSNELAVKMANFFKKPLEYLFPDIFLLDFDTKGSKRNNPA
- a CDS encoding helix-turn-helix domain-containing protein — its product is MSEKTDFGYRLKSLRNRTGKTQESVAADLKITRASYSHLENGRNEPDNEMLKKLATYYEVTTDYLLGHKTDLGDIPVAAHLTTDWDELTEEQQKDIQEYIEFKKAQYKKEHEKG
- a CDS encoding ImmA/IrrE family metallo-endopeptidase, translating into MDSIETVMSQYPELSFEFEPMPYGMGGLDQGDKVTINSNLSKEEQVQWIYEEIGHSKTSTGDISDYKLSSNMVQEYRARTWGMTHHVPLGRLKELATERVDDDYEIADELGVRVDYLHDVGTMYGFKFKSI
- a CDS encoding tyrosine-type recombinase/integrase, whose amino-acid sequence is MASFNKQPNGKWRTRILYTNNQGEKKWLTKSGFATKKSAQEYANQMEYEYNRGGDLDNKNISFVDYVVKWYQTFREPKIMEATKSKYMYTIKVTQSYFGTTPISDISTSMYQDFLNFFGKGDSTRANPPHAKATVEKINGHLVAAVQNAINDGIITKDFTLNTHIVYDKSHTREHKYLSYTDTQKLVTYIKTKLRSTNTDNVIYYMILTALMTGMRISEIEGLAWDNVDLKNDDLRVVQTWNVKYRGIGPTKNESSNRLIRTNKEFSALLARRKFEQNTEFTLAKQTNQFNLVFVNHRNKLPDYGAINRALDRTVKEAGIDQPINFHGLRHTHASILLYKGISIAYISKRLGHQNIDTTTKVYLHIIQELQSEEEVKTADALDALLS